The following proteins are encoded in a genomic region of uncultured Umboniibacter sp.:
- a CDS encoding SPFH domain-containing protein, whose amino-acid sequence MDIVSIVILIVAVITVLMSIKMVDQGWMYTVERFGRYTKTIGPGINFIVPVVDKIGRKQNIMEQVLDVHPQEVISRDNAMVTTDAVCFFQVIDSVKASYEVNDLERAMQNLVMTNIRAVLGSMELDEMLSSRDRINMALLEKVDEATDPWGVKVTRIEIRDITPPRDLVDSMANQMKAERDKRAAILVAQGVREAEIQRAEGEKQAEILRAEGARTAAFLESEAREREAEAEAKATRVVSESIAAGDINAINYFVAQKYTQALTEIGSAENSKVVLMPLEASSLIGSLDGIKNVLASTKE is encoded by the coding sequence ATGGATATCGTATCGATAGTCATACTGATTGTAGCGGTCATTACCGTATTAATGTCAATTAAAATGGTTGATCAGGGTTGGATGTACACCGTGGAGCGATTTGGTCGCTACACCAAAACCATTGGTCCTGGAATTAATTTCATTGTTCCAGTCGTTGATAAGATTGGTCGCAAACAGAACATCATGGAGCAAGTATTGGATGTTCATCCTCAAGAGGTTATCTCCCGTGACAACGCCATGGTCACAACCGATGCCGTGTGTTTCTTCCAAGTTATTGACTCGGTGAAAGCCTCCTATGAAGTGAATGACCTTGAGCGCGCTATGCAGAATTTGGTGATGACCAATATTCGTGCGGTACTCGGGTCTATGGAGTTAGATGAAATGCTGTCCAGTCGCGATAGGATCAATATGGCACTCCTGGAAAAGGTTGATGAAGCCACTGACCCTTGGGGTGTGAAGGTAACACGTATTGAAATTCGTGATATTACTCCGCCACGTGACCTCGTAGATTCCATGGCAAACCAAATGAAGGCTGAGCGCGATAAGCGCGCCGCTATCCTGGTTGCACAAGGTGTTAGGGAGGCAGAGATCCAGCGAGCGGAAGGCGAAAAACAAGCCGAGATTCTTCGCGCAGAAGGTGCTCGAACCGCTGCGTTCCTTGAGTCTGAGGCGCGTGAACGAGAAGCTGAAGCCGAGGCAAAGGCAACTCGAGTAGTCTCTGAATCTATTGCAGCCGGCGACATTAATGCTATCAACTACTTCGTCGCACAAAAATATACACAAGCGCTTACTGAAATTGGTAGTGCGGAAAACTCTAAAGTGGTATTGATGCCGCTTGAGGCAAGTAGCTTAATTGGTTCGCTGGACGGAATAAAAAATGTACTAGCTTCAACCAAAGAGTAA
- a CDS encoding DUF6471 domain-containing protein: MAGSNYDTPALREALKRLIRSQMVLKGMEYKELSERLEVMGIHQRPGTLRTKITTGTLGAQLLLAILIAIGMRTLDLEQVQDVIEDIENELAQDHSSNPATPTM; the protein is encoded by the coding sequence ATGGCTGGCAGCAATTATGACACCCCCGCATTGCGTGAGGCACTCAAACGCCTAATCCGCTCTCAGATGGTACTAAAGGGGATGGAGTATAAAGAGCTCTCCGAGCGGCTAGAAGTCATGGGTATTCATCAGCGTCCTGGTACACTGCGCACTAAGATTACCACTGGCACGCTAGGTGCCCAGCTGCTCCTTGCCATTCTTATCGCGATTGGAATGAGAACACTAGACCTTGAACAAGTTCAGGATGTGATTGAAGACATCGAGAATGAGCTAGCGCAGGATCACTCGAGCAATCCTGCGACACCAACTATGTAA
- a CDS encoding adenylosuccinate synthase, translating into MGNNVVVLGTQWGDEGKGKIVDLLTDRAQVVVRFQGGHNAGHTLVIDGKKTALHLIPSGILREKVHCAIGNGVVVALDALHKEMKGLEGNGVPVRERLTISNACPLILPIHVALDVAREKARGAKKIGTTGRGIGPAYEDKVARRGLRLGDALNPELFAEKLKSVMKYHNFMLTEYYGEEAISYEQTLQETLAMAEDLRPLVANVTELLHTYRENGANIMFEGAQGSLLDIDHGTYPFVTSSNTTAGGTATGSGVGPLYLDYILGITKAYTTRVGSGPFPTELFDDVGARLAERGHEFGTTTGRARRCGWFDAVALKQAVRINSISGICLTKLDVLDGLEEVKICTAYHNANGESVAAPTSADEYELIKPVYESMPGWTENTVGATSMDQLPQAALDYIARLSEVCGVPIDIVSTGPDRVETVVLRHPFEA; encoded by the coding sequence ATGGGAAATAATGTAGTTGTACTTGGCACGCAATGGGGTGACGAGGGCAAGGGTAAAATTGTTGATTTATTAACGGATCGCGCGCAAGTAGTTGTTCGCTTTCAAGGCGGCCACAACGCTGGACACACGTTAGTAATTGACGGCAAAAAGACCGCTTTGCACCTGATTCCGTCAGGAATTTTGCGCGAAAAAGTTCACTGTGCCATTGGTAATGGTGTAGTCGTTGCGCTCGATGCGCTTCATAAAGAAATGAAGGGCCTCGAAGGCAATGGCGTGCCGGTTCGTGAACGTCTCACCATTTCGAACGCCTGCCCACTGATTCTGCCTATTCATGTGGCGCTTGATGTAGCACGAGAAAAGGCCCGTGGCGCTAAAAAGATCGGCACCACCGGTCGTGGTATTGGTCCGGCATACGAAGATAAGGTAGCGCGTCGCGGCCTTCGCCTGGGCGATGCACTCAATCCAGAACTATTCGCTGAAAAGCTCAAAAGTGTTATGAAGTACCACAACTTCATGCTAACCGAGTATTACGGTGAAGAAGCAATCTCTTATGAGCAAACACTTCAGGAAACGCTAGCAATGGCCGAAGATCTTCGACCATTAGTCGCTAACGTGACTGAATTACTTCACACCTATCGTGAGAATGGCGCAAATATCATGTTCGAAGGCGCTCAGGGTTCATTGCTTGATATTGATCATGGCACCTACCCTTTTGTAACCTCGTCGAATACTACCGCCGGTGGCACTGCGACAGGTTCTGGTGTCGGTCCGCTTTATCTGGATTACATTTTAGGGATCACTAAAGCCTACACAACCCGTGTTGGTTCCGGTCCTTTCCCCACCGAACTCTTTGATGATGTCGGTGCTCGCCTAGCAGAACGCGGCCACGAATTTGGCACCACTACCGGCCGTGCACGTCGTTGCGGTTGGTTTGATGCCGTGGCGCTTAAGCAAGCGGTTCGTATCAATTCAATTTCCGGTATTTGCTTAACTAAGTTGGACGTTTTAGACGGGCTAGAAGAAGTGAAGATTTGTACGGCTTACCATAATGCTAACGGTGAGTCAGTTGCAGCGCCTACCTCTGCAGACGAATACGAACTTATTAAGCCAGTGTATGAGTCGATGCCCGGTTGGACTGAGAATACCGTGGGCGCTACGTCTATGGATCAGCTTCCTCAGGCAGCGCTGGATTATATCGCCCGCCTTTCGGAAGTATGTGGCGTTCCTATCGATATCGTTTCTACGGGCCCAGACCGAGTTGAAACGGTAGTATTGCGCCATCCTTTCGAAGCATAA
- a CDS encoding ATP phosphoribosyltransferase regulatory subunit, whose protein sequence is MSSVNRWLLPEGIEELLPETARRVEFLRRHLLNLYTSWGYQLVIPPLVEFTESLLLDQNSDLDLKTLKVMDRISGKMMGLRADITAQIARIDAHTMRCSGANRLCYAGSVVHTTPSAPLASRSPIQIGCELYGEPSVNGDVEVMSLMLQTLTTIGVADLTLDLGHISILEELQLAANLSEVDREALAAALKTKSLAQTDAVLANLQISTKIQQQLRAVATIQGGSDALVELDGLLRGTTNNLDVALDELQTSFKAITKRFPSVAVFIDLTEMRGFDYHTGLVFSALSSASGKPLANGGRYNNISHQFGRDRAATGFNCDLKALSLVATVEQPDSQVPIHVSASAVEELWQEIEVRRQKGDIVVEGDAPRGGRQLIYRDQRAVLIDL, encoded by the coding sequence ATGAGTAGCGTTAATCGTTGGTTACTTCCGGAGGGCATTGAAGAGCTATTGCCTGAGACCGCGCGTCGTGTTGAATTCCTTCGTCGGCATTTGCTCAACCTTTATACCTCATGGGGATATCAACTGGTTATCCCGCCTCTCGTCGAATTTACCGAATCACTTCTGTTAGATCAGAATAGTGACTTGGACCTCAAAACGTTGAAGGTGATGGACCGAATTAGCGGCAAAATGATGGGGCTCCGAGCCGATATCACTGCGCAGATTGCTCGTATCGATGCCCACACCATGCGCTGCTCCGGTGCCAATCGTCTCTGCTATGCCGGCTCCGTAGTTCATACTACACCGTCTGCGCCGCTCGCATCACGCTCGCCCATTCAAATTGGTTGTGAGTTGTACGGCGAACCCTCGGTCAACGGTGACGTAGAGGTCATGTCGTTAATGTTGCAAACACTTACGACCATTGGCGTGGCCGACTTAACGCTCGATCTTGGACATATCTCCATACTCGAAGAATTACAGTTGGCGGCGAACCTCAGCGAGGTCGATCGTGAAGCCTTGGCTGCGGCGTTGAAGACAAAGTCGCTTGCTCAGACTGATGCGGTACTGGCTAATTTGCAGATAAGCACAAAAATTCAGCAGCAACTTCGCGCTGTTGCTACTATTCAAGGTGGTAGCGATGCGCTGGTTGAATTAGATGGGCTGTTACGCGGCACGACTAACAACTTAGATGTAGCGTTGGATGAGCTACAAACGAGTTTTAAGGCGATAACTAAACGCTTCCCATCGGTTGCCGTATTTATTGATCTGACAGAGATGCGTGGCTTTGACTATCATACAGGACTCGTTTTTTCGGCATTATCTAGTGCCTCAGGAAAGCCATTAGCCAACGGCGGCCGATACAACAATATTAGTCACCAATTTGGGCGTGATCGGGCGGCAACAGGGTTTAACTGCGACTTGAAGGCGCTTAGCCTCGTTGCAACTGTTGAGCAGCCGGATAGCCAAGTGCCGATTCACGTTTCCGCTTCAGCGGTTGAGGAATTATGGCAGGAAATTGAAGTACGTCGCCAAAAAGGCGACATCGTAGTTGAAGGTGATGCACCGAGAGGTGGCCGACAGCTAATTTATCGAGATCAGCGCGCAGTGCTGATTGATCTTTAA
- the hflC gene encoding protease modulator HflC, with protein sequence MSSNKPVFVLIGLLVLAFITSKSLYVVSETERAVKLRFGKMEEADIAPGLHLKVPFVEDVRFFDARVQTLDAPPEDFLNAEKKLLTVDSFAKWRIIDVDRYYTSTNGDVRRAASLLAQRISEGLRNEFALRSLSEAVALERDEMMEDLTAGLVDATREQLGIEIVDVRVKKIELPNDVSSDVFRRMRAERERQAREYRSQGQEVAEGIRADADRQKIVIEANAYRDAEILRGEGDARAAAIYAESYGKDTEFYTFWRSLDAYRNTFNRDGDIMVLQPDSEFFNYLKDSKGQAD encoded by the coding sequence ATGAGCTCGAATAAACCAGTTTTTGTCCTAATTGGCCTGTTAGTTCTCGCTTTCATTACGTCGAAGTCTTTGTACGTGGTGTCGGAAACTGAGCGTGCTGTGAAACTTCGTTTTGGTAAGATGGAAGAGGCGGATATTGCACCAGGCTTACACCTGAAAGTACCGTTTGTTGAGGATGTTCGCTTCTTCGATGCGCGAGTTCAAACTCTGGATGCGCCACCGGAAGACTTCCTAAACGCCGAAAAGAAATTGTTAACCGTCGATTCATTTGCGAAATGGCGAATCATCGATGTAGACCGCTACTACACTTCAACTAACGGTGATGTGCGCAGAGCGGCATCATTATTGGCGCAGCGTATTTCAGAGGGTTTGCGTAACGAGTTTGCCCTGCGCTCGCTTTCTGAAGCAGTAGCGTTAGAGCGTGACGAAATGATGGAAGATCTGACTGCTGGTTTGGTAGATGCTACCCGAGAGCAACTGGGGATTGAAATTGTTGATGTTCGCGTCAAGAAAATTGAACTACCTAACGATGTTTCGAGCGACGTTTTCCGCCGCATGCGCGCGGAGCGTGAGCGTCAGGCTCGTGAATACCGTTCACAGGGGCAGGAAGTTGCGGAGGGTATTCGCGCTGATGCTGATCGTCAGAAAATCGTTATCGAAGCAAATGCATACCGTGATGCGGAGATTCTTCGCGGTGAGGGCGATGCCCGTGCGGCGGCTATCTATGCAGAGTCCTACGGAAAAGATACCGAATTTTACACCTTCTGGCGTTCCCTAGATGCTTACCGTAATACTTTCAACCGTGATGGCGATATCATGGTTTTGCAGCCAGATTCAGAATTCTTCAATTACCTGAAGGACTCTAAAGGCCAGGCTGACTAA
- the hflK gene encoding FtsH protease activity modulator HflK has protein sequence MAWNEPGDKGRDPWGGGNKNDGPPDLDDALKQLNDRLRGLFGGGSSNGGKGGSGSSMGIVGLVIAVVILLWGASGIYQVNEQERGVVLRLGMFHEVVGPGLQWNPPLIDDVTIENVTNLRPHRTSGRMLTKDLNLVEVSISVQYRISDIQNFVLKVDNPERSLREATDSALRQVIGATDMDAVLTDGRAAIATEARVRLQELMDVYDTGIEVTKVAIEQSEAPADVRDAFNDVSRALEDRDRLKQEAEAYALGIVPIARGQAQRVYQESEAYRDRVIAEAEGETARFNSLLVEYQRAPEVTRQRLYIDMMQDVLGDSNKVMIDVEGGNNMMYLPLDRLMQSNAPRYNLSETSMREAQATLESLRTQQPTEVPNNARGPRR, from the coding sequence GGTGGCGGCAATAAGAACGACGGCCCACCGGACCTTGACGATGCACTGAAACAGCTGAATGACCGCCTGCGCGGCCTGTTCGGTGGTGGCTCATCAAACGGTGGCAAAGGTGGTTCAGGATCCTCCATGGGGATTGTTGGGCTGGTTATCGCTGTCGTGATTCTTCTGTGGGGTGCCTCGGGCATCTACCAAGTGAACGAACAGGAACGCGGCGTAGTCTTGCGTCTGGGAATGTTCCATGAAGTCGTCGGCCCTGGTCTGCAGTGGAATCCGCCATTAATCGATGATGTAACGATCGAGAACGTGACGAACCTCCGTCCTCACCGCACCAGCGGCCGTATGTTGACCAAAGATCTCAACTTGGTCGAAGTAAGCATCTCGGTGCAGTATCGCATTTCTGATATTCAAAACTTTGTACTCAAGGTTGATAACCCTGAGCGATCTTTGCGTGAAGCGACCGATTCGGCGCTACGCCAAGTCATCGGTGCAACGGATATGGACGCGGTGCTTACGGATGGTCGAGCAGCGATTGCGACGGAAGCACGTGTTCGCCTGCAAGAACTAATGGATGTCTATGATACGGGGATCGAGGTGACTAAAGTTGCCATTGAGCAATCTGAAGCGCCTGCGGATGTTCGCGATGCGTTTAATGATGTTAGCCGAGCGCTTGAGGATCGGGACCGACTAAAGCAGGAAGCTGAAGCCTACGCGCTAGGTATCGTTCCTATTGCGCGTGGTCAAGCGCAGCGAGTCTACCAAGAGTCGGAAGCATATCGTGATCGAGTGATTGCGGAAGCGGAAGGTGAGACAGCGCGTTTCAATTCTCTTCTCGTTGAATACCAACGAGCGCCGGAAGTTACTCGACAGCGCTTATATATCGATATGATGCAAGATGTCCTCGGTGACAGTAACAAGGTCATGATCGATGTAGAGGGTGGTAACAATATGATGTACCTTCCACTTGATCGCCTGATGCAGTCCAACGCACCTCGTTACAACCTAAGTGAAACTAGCATGCGCGAAGCGCAGGCAACACTAGAGTCGCTGCGAACCCAGCAACCAACCGAAGTTCCAAATAATGCGAGAGGTCCACGCCGATGA